The genomic region TGAGCAAAATACGACACGGTTTTACCATCAAACTGTGCCGACTTGCATTGAACATGGCACTGATTTGCGCCATTTTGCCCGGCAGATTAACCCCGTCACATTCCGGAGCGCAATATGCCCCTTTCTACCGATCCGTCCAGCGGACATTCCGCTTCAACTTATAAACGCGTGATGCTGAAAATTTCCGGCGAAGCGCTGATGGGGGATCAGGGGTTTGGTCTGCATCCACCAACGGTTCAGCGCATCGCCGAAGAAGTGAAGTCGGTGCATGACATGGGCGTCGAGATCTGCATGGTGATTGGCGGCGGCAATATTTTCCGCGGGCTGTCCGGCTCTGCTCAGGGGATGGAACGCACCACCGCTGACTATATGGGCATGTTGGCGACGGTGATGAATGCGCTGGCGATGCAAAGCGCGCTGGAAGAGCTTGGGGTGTTTACCCGGGTGATCTCGGCGATCCCGATGGATCAGGTCTGCGAGCCCTACATCCGCCGCCGTGCGGTGCGCCACCTTGAGAAAAAACGGGTCTGCATCTTTGCCGCGGGCACCGGCAACCCGTATTTCACCACCGATACCGCCGCCACCCTGCGCGCCAACGAGATGTCCTGTGAGGCGATTTTCAAAGGCACCAAGGTTGATGGCGTCTACGATAAAGATCCAGAAAAATTTGCCGATGCGGTTCGCTATGACACTGTTTCCTATGACGATGTTCTGATCAAACGTCTGGGCGTCATGGATGCCTCTGCGATTGCTCTGGCGCGCGACAACAACCTACCCATCATTGTATTCTCTCTGGATGAGCCCGGCGGATTCCGTGGTATTCTGGCGGGCGAGGGCACCTACACCCGAGTCTCTGGCTAACCAAAATCCCGGAAAAATGGGTCTGGAATTTTCGAATATTCCAGCCTGTTTTCCGGGGTGACGGCAATTGGGTTGCGTTGGAACTGCTGAATTTGAGGGTTGAAATTATCAGCTGAGGCTGAAATTCAGCAGCAAGATTGCTATACATTGCGCGGCCAATGGCTTATGAGCCTAGAAAACATCACCTGAAGACGGGGAATGGGCAGCATGTCTGACGATTTTATTCTCGATACCGATGATTTGCAGCGTCGTATGGACGGCGCTATGGCAAATTTGAAAACTGAATTTGCCAGTTTGCGAACCGGCCGTGCCTCGGGCTCGATGCTCGAGCCGATCATGGTTGACGCATACGGGTCGAAAACACCGATTAACCAGGTCGGCACAGTCAACGTGCCCGAGCCACGAATGGTTACCATCAACGTTTGGGACAAGGGTCTGGTTGGCAAGGTTGAAAAGGCCATCCGCGAGAGCGGCCTGGGTATCAATCCGCAACTGAATGGCACCATCATCATGCTGCCAATTCCAGAACTGAACGAAGAACGCCGCCGCCAGTTGACCAAAGTTGCGGGCCAATATGCCGAGCACGGCCGTGTGTCGATCCGTAATATTCGGCGCGACGGCATGGATCAGATCAAAAAAGCTAAATCTGACGGCATGTCTGAGGATGATCAGAAGTTCTGGGAATCCGAGGTGCAGGAAATGACTGATAAAATGACCAAGCTGGTCGATTCCAGTCTCGAGACCAAGCAAGAAGAAATCATGCAGGTCTGACGTCCTAGCATGTCAAAAAACCCTGATATCCCATTGCAGGACAGCGGCAGCCTGTCGCCGGGCGGCGATGGGCCGCGTCATGTTGCCATCATCATGGACGGCAACGGACGTTGGGCGCAGGCCCGCGGCCGGCCGCGGTTGTTTGGCCATCATGCGGGTGCCAAACGGGTCCGGGAGGTTGTTGAAGCCTGCCCGGGACTTGGCATCGAGTACCTGACGATATTTGCCTTTTCGACCGAGAACTGGAAACGGACACAGACCGAAGTGGCCGGGTTGATGAACCTGTTCCGGCGATACATCAGCCGGGAAATGGCGGCTCTGGCGACCAGGAACGTCCGGGTGCGGTTCATCGGCGACCGCCTTAGGCTTGATGCCAAACTGGTCAAGCTGATGGATCGGCTTGAGGTTGAGACCGCGGGCAATGACGGCACTCATTTGACGGTTGCGCTGAATTATGGCGGCCGCGATGAGGTGGCCCGCGCCACCAAGCGGCTGGCGCATGACGTGGCGAACGGGACGCTGAACCCCGAAGAGGTAGATGAAGAAACTCTGCCAAGGTACTTAGATACTTATGTTTTACCAGATCCTGATCTGGTGATACGCACCAGCGGCGAGGCCCGGATATCCAATTTCCTTCTCTGGCAGTCAGCCTATTCTGAATATGAGTTCATCGATACATTGTGGCCCGATTTCACGGCGGCAGAGCTTGGCCGGCTTTGCGAAAAATTTGGACGTCGGGAACGTCGATTTGGGACGGTGAAAACATGAATACTAACGGTCGCTGGGCGGATCTTGCCCCACGGTTTATCTCGGCCATTGTCATGTTGGTGCTGGGGAGTTTTACTGTTTTCACAGGTGGGCTGCTGTTTGATGTGCTGATAGCGCTGTGCTGTGGCGTTCTGATCTGGGAATTGGTGCGGATGCTGGCACCTGAGCAACGTGCGGTCGCCTTGCAACTGGGCTTGCTGTCCGGCGCTGCCACTTTGGCTGCTGCTTTGCTTGCGCCTATCTGGACATTGCCCTTACTGGTTGCGCCTGCGCTGGTGGGGCTTTCGCAAGTGTCACAGCGCAGGCTCTATTATTTTGGCTTCGCGCTGTGGGTTCTGATTGCCGGATTCGGGTTTATCTGGTTGCGAAATGTTCTGGGCATCCAGTGGGTTCTGTGGCTGGTGTGCGTTGTAGTTGTCACTGACGTGGCCGGGTATTTTGCGGGCAAGCTTATTGGCGGCCCCAAATTCTGGCCCCGTGTCAGCCCCAAGAAAACCTGGTCAGGTACTGCAGCCGGCTGGATTGCGGCGGTCGCTGTTGGCATGTGGTTTGCCCGGGAGCTGGGATTAGGACCGGGGTTGGTGGTGCTATCTTTCCTGGTGTCGATAGCCAGTCAAGCCGGAGACGTTGCTGAAAGCGCCCTGAAACGCAAAATGGGCGTCAAGGATTCCAGTGCGCTGATCCCCGGCCATGGAGGTTTTTTTGACCGCTTTGACGGAATGTTGGGGGCGGCGGCCATGGTGCTTATCTTTCTGACATTTTGGGGCCTGCCCAGCGGGACACTGTAATGCGTAAAATATCGATATTTGGCGCCACCGGGTCGATCGGTCAAAACACCATCGACCTGATCCGGCGTGACCTGGCTGGCTATGATGTGGTGGCCTTAACCGGGGGAGCCAACATTGCCAGACTGGCGGCGGATGCCATTGCCCTGAATGCTGACATTGCGGTTACCGCCTATGACGACCGGCTGGACGATTTGCGTGCCGCATTGGCCGGCAGCACCGTCAAGGCCGCCGCCGGTCAAATGGCTCTGGTCGAAGCCGCCGCGCGGCCCGCTGATTGGGTGATGTCTGCCATTGTTGGCATTGCTGGTCTGGCCCCAGGGCTGGAGGCGTTGAAACAGGGCGCAACACTGGCCTTGGCCAATAAGGAATCACTGGTCTGTGCTGGCGCGCTGCTGTTGGACACCGCCAAACGCCACGGGGCGCGGATCTTGCCGGTGGACAGCGAACACTCGGCGGTGTTTCAGGCGCTTGTGGGCGAGGACATGGAGGCGGTTGAGCGGATTATCATAACCGCCTCTGGCGGCGCCTTTCGCGATTGGCCACTGGAGCAGTTGCGGCAGGCGACACTGGCACAGGCCTCCTCGCATCCCAATTGGGACATGGGGCAACGGATAACCATCGACAGCGCTTCCATGTTTAACAAAGCGATGGAAGTCATTGAGACACATGAGTATTTCGGCGTCAAACCGGATCAAATCGAAGTGTTGGTGCACCCTGAATCCTTGGTGCATGCCATGGTCGGGTTTCGCGACGGGGCGCTGATGGCGCATCTGGGCGCACCGGATATGCGGCACGCGATTGGCTATGCGCTGCATTGGCCCGAACGTCGCAAGCTGCCGGTTGCGCGGCTGGATCTGGCCAAGATCGGCCAGTTGAACTTTGTCACCCCGGACCCGGCACGATTCCCTGCGCTGGCTCTGGCCTATCAAGTGATGGCTCGCGGTGGCATGATGGGGACGGTGTTCAACGGTGCCAAAGAACGGGTGCTGGATCACTTCATCGCGAGCCGGATTGGATTTCTCGATATGGCCACCATTGTTGAACAGGTGATGGCGTATTTTGAGGGGCAATCCAGCCTCATTGATGACGCAATGACACTTGATAACGTGTCGCAGATTGACCAATTGGCCCGGCAACGGGTTGATTTGGCCTTGGTAGAACGAACAGGGTAGTATTTTGGACGTAGTTTCTCTCATTCCGCAGTTTGGCGGCTTTCTTTACACAGTGCTCAGTTTTGTGGTGGCGCTGTCGGTGATCGTGGCGGTGCACGAATATGGTCACTACATCGTTGGACGCTGGTCTGGCATCGACGCCGAGGTGTTTTCGCTGGGCTTTGGCCCGGTGCTGTGGAGCCGCGTTGATCGGCGCGGCACCCGCTGGCAGGTCGCTCTGTTGCCGTTTGGTGGCTACGTCAAGTTTCTGGGGGATGCCAATGCCGCCTCGGGCAAGGACGAAGAGGCAATGGCCGAGGCCGAAGCTGATCCGAGCTTTCTGCGACGCACGATGCACGGCGCGCCGCTATGGGCGCGGACAGCCACCGTAGCAGCCGGTCCGCTGTTTAACTTTGCCCTGTCCATATTGATTTTCTCGGGTGTGTTTATGATCCGCGGTGAACCAAGGGACCCGCTGACGGTGGGCGCCCTGGTGCCGATGCCCGGGTTTGTCAACGAATTGCGCGAGGGCGACGAGATCCTGTCGATCGCCGGTATAGACACGCCGAGCATTTCGGACTCTGAAAAATGGAGCGCCTTCCGGCAGCAAATCCCCTCGCAGCAGCCGTTGGCATATGCTGTTATGCGGGATGGCGTCGAAATGGTTGTTGATGGGCCATACATTGCCCCAGCGGTGGTCAACATGGTGGTGCCGCGCAGTGCCGCCTCGAGCATCGGTATCATGTCAGGCGATGTGATCACCGCCATTGATGGCGAAGAGATTGTGGCCTTTACCCAGTTGAAGCGCGTTGTTGAAGCGGCGAATGGCAAGGTGCTTTTGCTTGATATCTGGCGGCAAGATCAGAGCCTGGAACTGGCCCTGGCGCCGCGTCGCGTTGACGAACCGCAGGCCGATGGCAGTTTTGCCACCGAATGGCGGATTGGAATAATCGGCGTCGGTTTGGCTTTTGAGCCGGTGTCTGTCGGCACTGGACCGATTACGGCGGTTACGGCGGGGGCGTCGCAGGTCTGGCGGGTTATCGATACCTCGCTCTCCGGGCTGAAGCATATGATTA from Parasedimentitalea psychrophila harbors:
- the pyrH gene encoding UMP kinase translates to MPLSTDPSSGHSASTYKRVMLKISGEALMGDQGFGLHPPTVQRIAEEVKSVHDMGVEICMVIGGGNIFRGLSGSAQGMERTTADYMGMLATVMNALAMQSALEELGVFTRVISAIPMDQVCEPYIRRRAVRHLEKKRVCIFAAGTGNPYFTTDTAATLRANEMSCEAIFKGTKVDGVYDKDPEKFADAVRYDTVSYDDVLIKRLGVMDASAIALARDNNLPIIVFSLDEPGGFRGILAGEGTYTRVSG
- the dxr gene encoding 1-deoxy-D-xylulose-5-phosphate reductoisomerase, with the protein product MRKISIFGATGSIGQNTIDLIRRDLAGYDVVALTGGANIARLAADAIALNADIAVTAYDDRLDDLRAALAGSTVKAAAGQMALVEAAARPADWVMSAIVGIAGLAPGLEALKQGATLALANKESLVCAGALLLDTAKRHGARILPVDSEHSAVFQALVGEDMEAVERIIITASGGAFRDWPLEQLRQATLAQASSHPNWDMGQRITIDSASMFNKAMEVIETHEYFGVKPDQIEVLVHPESLVHAMVGFRDGALMAHLGAPDMRHAIGYALHWPERRKLPVARLDLAKIGQLNFVTPDPARFPALALAYQVMARGGMMGTVFNGAKERVLDHFIASRIGFLDMATIVEQVMAYFEGQSSLIDDAMTLDNVSQIDQLARQRVDLALVERTG
- the rseP gene encoding RIP metalloprotease RseP, producing the protein MDVVSLIPQFGGFLYTVLSFVVALSVIVAVHEYGHYIVGRWSGIDAEVFSLGFGPVLWSRVDRRGTRWQVALLPFGGYVKFLGDANAASGKDEEAMAEAEADPSFLRRTMHGAPLWARTATVAAGPLFNFALSILIFSGVFMIRGEPRDPLTVGALVPMPGFVNELREGDEILSIAGIDTPSISDSEKWSAFRQQIPSQQPLAYAVMRDGVEMVVDGPYIAPAVVNMVVPRSAASSIGIMSGDVITAIDGEEIVAFTQLKRVVEAANGKVLLLDIWRQDQSLELALAPRRVDEPQADGSFATEWRIGIIGVGLAFEPVSVGTGPITAVTAGASQVWRVIDTSLSGLKHMITGAISTCNLSGPLGIAETSGAMASQGAQSFIWFIAVLSTAVGLLNLFPIPALDGGHLMFYAYEAITKKQPSDMAMRVLMTFGFAAILSLMVFALGNDIFC
- the frr gene encoding ribosome recycling factor, producing the protein MSDDFILDTDDLQRRMDGAMANLKTEFASLRTGRASGSMLEPIMVDAYGSKTPINQVGTVNVPEPRMVTINVWDKGLVGKVEKAIRESGLGINPQLNGTIIMLPIPELNEERRRQLTKVAGQYAEHGRVSIRNIRRDGMDQIKKAKSDGMSEDDQKFWESEVQEMTDKMTKLVDSSLETKQEEIMQV
- a CDS encoding isoprenyl transferase; the protein is MSKNPDIPLQDSGSLSPGGDGPRHVAIIMDGNGRWAQARGRPRLFGHHAGAKRVREVVEACPGLGIEYLTIFAFSTENWKRTQTEVAGLMNLFRRYISREMAALATRNVRVRFIGDRLRLDAKLVKLMDRLEVETAGNDGTHLTVALNYGGRDEVARATKRLAHDVANGTLNPEEVDEETLPRYLDTYVLPDPDLVIRTSGEARISNFLLWQSAYSEYEFIDTLWPDFTAAELGRLCEKFGRRERRFGTVKT
- a CDS encoding phosphatidate cytidylyltransferase, which encodes MNTNGRWADLAPRFISAIVMLVLGSFTVFTGGLLFDVLIALCCGVLIWELVRMLAPEQRAVALQLGLLSGAATLAAALLAPIWTLPLLVAPALVGLSQVSQRRLYYFGFALWVLIAGFGFIWLRNVLGIQWVLWLVCVVVVTDVAGYFAGKLIGGPKFWPRVSPKKTWSGTAAGWIAAVAVGMWFARELGLGPGLVVLSFLVSIASQAGDVAESALKRKMGVKDSSALIPGHGGFFDRFDGMLGAAAMVLIFLTFWGLPSGTL